A segment of the Sulfitobacter sp. DSM 110093 genome:
AGGTCTCAAGTGGGTGTGTTTCTGCTCTTATCGCCTGCAAGCGTTATTGGCCGACGTGCCGTTTGAGATGTGCGTTTCTCTCATTTTCTTTTTAAGGCACAGAGCGAGATTGGCGTTCAGTGCTCTGTGGTTTGTGTCTAAAATTATACGGCTTTGGCCAGAATATGTCCTAGGGGATGATATGGTTGCCCCCTTTTTGTCTCTAGAATGTGTCGTCTGCGCATCTCCCAAGGCAAAGGAGATGTGCTGTCGAAAGGTGGAAACTGCTTTGAGTGTGGGGGTAAGCGCGGGACGAGGGGTGTATTCACCGCCCCCATTTGAGGTGTCTTTAAAACTAAGAAGGTCTTATCGGCGGGCGCGGATAAGACCTTCTTTGCTGATCAAACTTTCTTAAGGTCGCGACCCGTAGGCCTTTATAAGAGAGAATGGATGTGTTCCGCTCGTCTGAAAGCGGACGTTAGGGGCTCTTTAATTGGTAATGCGCATTGCGTCAGGCTCGGTGCCATTTGCAACTTGAGCGCGGAACCAGTTGGGTTGGCGTCCTTTGCCGGTCCATGTTTGTTTCGTATCTTCTGGATTGGCGAAGGCGGGTTTCGAGGGCTTTCGCGCGGACTTGGCTTTTGATTTAGCCTTCATTGGTTTCTGGGGTTCGGCGTCGGCGATGTCTCCCAAAGAGAAGCCGAATTCAGCGGCGGCTTTTGCGGCGGCTTTCTTCGCATCCCGGTGGTCTCGGGCCCGTGCGGCTTGAAGGGCTTTATTTACATCCGCCAAGTGTTTTTCGAGCTCTTTGCGGGACATGGATTTCAGGTCAGTCTTATCGATCATATTGTTCTTCCGTTTGTGCCGTAAGGCGAGGGATTTACTGCATGTTTCATATGCTTGCGGCATTACTTATATCAAGGAGGTAGTATAAATAGCCAGAACGCGAACCCGGAAAGTTTAATTTTTGAAAAGGGCGCGACTTTTGAACGCTTATATTCTCTTTTAACGGGTGATGTTTGGTGGTGAAAGTGAAGCTCAGGGCTGCCTATGGTCGGGATATTGATTGACTTGATGGATAAACCCACTGACCATGGTTTCCAAAGTTTTTTCCTGTCGAAAGGGTCTCTCACCATGGTGTTTCCGAAATCTTGGCTTATGGGGCTTTTAATTGCCGCTCTTCCTCTCGGTGCGCTGGCAGATCCTCTTCCTTACGGTGCAAAAACGCCGACGGCGAGCCAAGTTAGATCCGCTTATATCGGGAAGACGGAAAAGTGGGATGCCGATTGTAGCGGTGGGATTTATTTTGGGGCAAATAATCAAGCGCGCGCTTGGTGTGCCCAAAGCGGCGACAGTCTGGGCGCCGGCGAATGGACGGTCGATGCCTATGGGCGTATGTGCCATAATTTAACGTGGTATTGGCCGAACAATGGCCGCGCTGGCAGTTCGCCTGGAGAGAAAAGCTGCGTGCTGCATGTGGCGGACCGCTTTGATCGCATTTGGCGCAGCTATCCGGGGCAATCAGAATGGTGGCCCGTAAAGGGGGATGCAAGCTTGTCCTCAGGCTACGTCTTTCAAAACCAGGTGGTCGCGCTCAAGAGAAAGCTTGGCATCTAAGGCCGAATAGCTGGGTGCTCTTATCGGTCTTCGACGGGGCTTTCATTGGTTTCTGAGAGGGCTTGGGGACCAAGAGGTGCAGTAGAGCGCCGAGATGGACTGCGGCGATTTGGTGTATTTATGCGAACGGCCAATGGGACAAGCCTTTTGCGTTCGATAGAAGCGGCGTCTCAAGCTTACCAGCTGTTCTGTCACGTGGGTGACGTTGGTTGCCTAAAAATGCTCTGTGCCTATAGAAGAAAACGGCTACAGCCGAAGCTGCAGCCGTTACTGGGTGACCATGCGCTGTAGGAGCACGATCACTTTCAGAATGGACTTCAGGCATAAACAAGTCAACGATTCTCCGAAAGTCAGGCTTTGAGTTCAGGGCTCCGCCCGAATCATTTTTCGGATAGGAAGAATGCACTGCTTCCAACTTTATGTATTTTAAGAACTAATTTGAACCTTTCGACTTCAGCGTCCTGTGATTGGAAACAGTCGCACACCCTGTGATTGTAAATTAGGTCAAAAGCTGGCCGATTAGTGACACATTGATGCCTTTATATATACTTCTTCGGGTATAGAGCCTTGGCTTTGTGGCGCACCAGGTTTTCGTTCAACAGCTGCCGATGATATTTGAGTGATCGTAAGTAAATCGGGGATAATGCCATTTGATCGGCTGCCCCCTCGTTTCTGCCTTCAGGTTTCAATTGGACTTTTGCTGTTTTTCAGAAGGTCCAATCGGCGCTGCATTTCCGAACGCTCGTATGTGACGGGGGGATGCAAAGGCGCTCATGACAGTGTCGAGCCGAGGGAACAGACGCACCGAAAGGGATGCGGGAGAGCGGGGCTATTATGAGCCTCGCGTGAGCCGTGGTTTGTCCGATCGTGTCTTTTTGGACCCTAGCCGCCGTAGAAGGTCGCGTGTCCTTTTTTCCGCAAGCACGTTTGCAATAGGCATCATCGCTTGGCTGATGCTTTTTGCGACAATGGTAGGAATGGATGGCGGATTGGAAGCGGCGCTGCCAGAGCCGATAAATGTCTTGAAAGGGCGCAGCACAGCGTCTGAGCCGACCAACCTAGGCTTGGAAAGCAGCGATCAAGGTCCAAAGACCGCGGCGATTGATCTTTATGCTCAACAGGAAGCTCAGAAATACCGATGCCTTGCGGATGATAGAGGCGGGGGGCAGAAGGTGCCTGCGCAGACACAGAAGGTCTATGCCGTGGTCCCTGTGGAGCTTCCCTGGGCGGCAATGTCTTTTGGGCAGAGTTGTGACACTGTTCAGGTTGCGCTGCCCACTTGGTTCCATTTCGCGCGAGATCAAGGCGCTGTAGAGGTCATTGGTGTGAGCCAAGAGACCCGCGCGCCGCTGTTGGAGCATGTTGAGAGGACCTCGGGCCTTCGGATCATGCCAATTGTTCGACTGGACGCCTCCATCTCGCGTGCGTTGAGCAGTGGTGAGAGGCCGGACCAAGTGGCCAGGGCATTTGATGTGTTCATTGAACGCGTCTCTGGCGCGGACTATGTGGAAGGGTTCTGCCTTGAGGCCAGCAGTTTGACGTCTGCGGGGGTGGATATCTTCGGCAGTCTTGTCCAACAGATGGCAACGGTATTGCGCACGCAAGGCCTTAGGTCTTGTGTGAAGCTTCCAAGCACAGTCCCCGATAGTTTTTTGGTTCTCGCAAACCGGTTTTTTGATACGGTTATTGTCAATGGATACCGGGAATACTGGATTGGCTCTGCGCCACAGCCGCTTGCCGACACTGGTTGGTTTGCCCAGCATATTGCGTTTTTGAAAGAGCATGTCGCTCCTGAAAAACTGGTCGTTGAATTGGGGGTCCATAGTGTTGACTGGGTCTCCGGGCGGCCGCGCCCTGAGACCCAACCTTTCGCGCAAACGATGTCTGCACTGGCAGATGCGGGGGCGTCTGCGGAATTTGTCCGCGCGGCCGGCCATAGCCAAGCGCAGTATCTTGATGAGAAGGGGCTTCAGCATCGGGTTTGGATGCTCGATGCGGCTTCAGTGCAGAACCAAATTTTAATGCTGCAAAAGAGTGATGTCGGCAGCATCGGATTGAGTGGCTTGGGCTATGAGGACCCAGGGATTTGGGCGGTTTTGGACCAAACCACCCGGGGGGTTGCTCTCTCTGACGAGAGCCTTCGTCAGATTGTACTGTCGGAGTATGTTGAACATTTGGGGCAGGGCCCTTTTGTCGCGCCCCTTTCCATGCCGCAATTGGGGCTGCGTCAAGTCGTAACGGACAATGTCACTCAAGCAGTCACCGCGATGACCTATCTTGAAACACCTAAAGCAAGCGCTGTGCGCCTTTATGGCGCCGGAGAACCTAATAAGGTCGTTTTGACCTTTGATGATGGGCCGCATCCTGAACATACCGCCCGGACGTTGGAAATTCTGCAAGAGACCAAAACACCGGGGTCGTTTTTTGTTCTAGGCAACAACGCCGTCAAGTTTCCAGATCTTGTAAAGCGCATCCTTAAAGAGGGGCATGAATTAGGGTCACATACCTACACCCATCCCAATATGGGGGCGGTCTCAGCCTCACGCGCCACTGTTGAGATTAACTCCACGCAGCTGCTGCTAAATGGGCTAACGGGCAAAAACATGCGGCTCTATCGAGAGCCCTATATGCGCAGTGGCGGTCCTATAACCTCGCGCGAAGTGGCCTCGCTTCTGCCGCTCGAAGAAGCGGGGTATGTCATTGCGGGTATGAACGTGGTGCCGCGCGACTGGGTGGCGCAGACTGCCGATGGATTGGCTGATGAGATTATCAGACAGGTGCAGTCCAACGCAGGCGGTGTCGTCTTGCTGCATGACGGAGGGGGGGATCAAAGCCAGACGGTAGCAGCTTTGCCCAGAGTAATTTCCGAGCTGCGCGCGCAAGGCTATGAGTTCACGTCCCTTGCTGACGTCTTGGGGGTTTCTCCTGACATGCTGATGCCTGAGGGAAATCGTGTCACGGCGACCTTTGGCAGCATGTCTTTCCTGGCCGTGGGGAATGGTTGGTCTCTTCTTCAGATCGCCTTTTGGAGCGTCTTTGCGATTGGGGTGCTGCGCGCCACGGCTCTTTTGGTGTTGACCGCCAGACATAAGCGTCATGTTTCGCCATCTCCACGGCATAAGCCTTCAGTTACGATCGTGATCCCGGCATACAACGAGGGGCGCGTGATTGAGCACTGCATTCGGCGGGCCCTTTACACAGAGTATGCGGACTTTGATATCATCGTCGTAGATGATGGCTCGACCGATGACACCTATGAGAAAGCAATCAGCTTTGCTTATCATCCTCTTGTGACGGTCTTGCGTCAGCCCAACCGTGGCAAGGCCGCGGCGCTCAATGCAGCTCTCGACGAATGCCAAAGTGAGGTTCTGATCTGCATTGACGCGGATTCCCAGATTGCCCCCAATGCCGTCAGCTTGCTGACACCGCATTTCAGCGACCCCCAGATTGGCGCCGTTGCCGGACGGGTGGTGGTCGGCAATCGAGACAGCCTTCTCACACGTCTTCAAGCGCTTGAATACATCACAGCCCAAGCCGTTGAGCGCCGCGCAAAAGACTATCTCAATGCCATTACCGTTGTGCCAGGTGCCATTGGCGCATGGCGGGCGACAGCTTTGATGGAGGCGGGCATTTTTTCCTCGGAAACGCTGACCGAAGATGCGGATATGACGATGGCCATGATCCGAACGGATTACCGGGTGGTTTATGAGGACCGCGCAATCGCGACCACAGAGGCGCCTGCATCATTAAAAGGTTTGATGACACAGCGCCTGCGTTGGTCTCTTGGAATGATGCAGGCGGGATGGAAGCATTCGGGGGCTATGATAGAGCGTCGCAGCCTAGGCCGTGTGGCCCTTCCAGACTTGGCTGTCTTTGGGTATCTAATGCCGCTGATCGCGCCATTGGCGGACTTGTTCTTGGTGATCCTCCTTGTAGAGTTTGTGACGAACTTTGGGACGGTAAAGCAGGAGTATGCGGACATTATCACCAACCCGCTGATTGTGGCTTATCTGGCACTTCCGGCATTGGAAGTGATGAGTGCAGTTGTGGCATTCAAGCTTGATCCGAAAGAAGACCGGCGCCTGCTACTTTTGCTGCCTGCGCAGCGCGTTTTCTACCGCCAAATGTTGTATATATCTGTAATTCGCGCGCTGTGGCGCGCCGCGACAGGCTCTTTGGCGTCTTGGGGGCGTATGACGCGCGCGGGTTTTCAGTTTGACCAGGCAAAGCTGACATGATTGGACGCCGAACGTTTTTGAAATGGGGGACGACAGCGCCGGTTTTTTTCTCCCAGCAAACCTTGGCCCGTGCGGCAAGTGCGATCCCTCAAAATACCATCGTCGTCATCGATGGTTTTGATCGAAGTGCCGATCCTGAACGGGCCGCCCTTGTTTTAGACGCCTTCGCGCGGGCAGGTTTGCCTGTTACCTGTGTGGTTGATCTCGGTCCCACATCGCAAGAAGCGCTCGCGCCTCAAAGCGCAGTTTCCACAATGCTCAAAGAGCGGCTCATCAAAACGCCTGGTCTGATCGAAGTCGTGCCGCTTGTGAAAGATTTGAGCCGCATGAGCCCCTACTTTCAAGCGCGTGCGGTACATGATGCTATCCAGGCCCTTCACAATGGTTTTGGGGGCAGTACGGATGGCGCCCCGCAGACCATCGCCTGTGATATGCGGGACAGATCCGTGGCGCCTTCAGGTGTGCGTGCTTCGGGTATCCGTACGGTGCTGGCGCGCCCCTTTGTGAGTGCCCCCGTGAGACCCGAAGCTTGGGAAGACGGCGTGGTCAGGATGGTGGGGGGGCAAAGAGTGAGGCTGAAGTCGGCGCAAAACGCTGCACTCTTTTATCCGCGTCAGGCTGTTGAGCGGGTGCTTTACCTGTCGGCGCAAGACTTCTTGGATCACCCACTTGCCAGAGTAGCGCAAGCGGCGACAACCTTCGCATTGCAGGTGTTGCAGCAACAGGGCGACTATTGGGTCAGCCCCATCCTTGCCGCGGACATCCAGTTCCGGGATGCCTATGCCTATAAGCGGCTGATGGGGGTGCATTTCGTTCTGGAAGCACGCGCAACCTCACAAGACCAAGCAGCTGTGAGGGCGTTTCGGCGAGAGTTGAGCGGCGCGGGGGTGCCAACAAGTTTTGGGAACGATCCGACGTCGGACCCGCAGTCTGGGTATTGGATCGGCTTGGGTGGGGCAGAGCTGACGAAGGATGTAGCGCACTTCCGATTTTCTGAGGGGGGTGTCGGCCCCCGTGTCCAATCTACGCCCCACGAGGGTTATGGTATTGCGGCTGCATTGTCTGAACGAGACCGAGTGGGATTGACGGCGCAGAACGTTCTGAATGTCCCTGTTATCGCGATTGATGACCCAAAGATGCTGATCAATGCCTCAGGGTTCTCTTTCGGGACGGCAGACTGCGTGCTTGCGATTTCTGCGGGTCTGCTTGGGAACCGCGCCTACCGTAATGCTTTGAAAGACCTCCTGTACCAAGTCCTAGATGACGGGATCACGGATGTTGTTTCCCTGCCTGAGTATGTCAGAAGACTGGTGCCTACTGGGCCGTATTTAACCCACTTTCGCCGTACGCAGGCCTATCAGCATGACGCGCTGCATCCGCCTGAGCACAGGCACACAGAGCGTGAACAATTGCTGGCAGATGCCAAAGTCGCATGGTCATATTTTGAGCGCTGGACCAATCCTGAGACGGGGCTTTGCCCTGCGACGGTGAATTTTGCCCCGGGGCAACGCAGGCTGCATGAAGCCGTCACGATGTGGGACGTGGGTTCGCATATTTTTGCGCTGATGGCAGCTGTGGATCTTGAACTGATCGCCCCCCAGGGGTTTCAGAGCGCCATCCGCCGCATTCTGCCCAACATTGCGGGTCGACGCTCACAGGGACGGCATTTACCGCAGGGTTGGATCGCAACGGATAGGTTCAAATGGGGCAATAAGAATTTTGATGGCTGTGATGCGGGGCGGTTGCTGGCGGCTTTGTACAATCTCGACATGCATCCTCTCGTTCAGGAGAAATCAGCGCCCACCGTGGCCTCTTGGGATTTGGAGGCCATCGTCGCGGATGGCATTATCCACTCTGTGGAAGAGGGAAAGCTTGCGTCCACCTTTAGATCGCATTGTGCCCATTACGCTGCTTGGGCGTTTCGGACTTGGGGCATTGACGTGAATTCGCCCTATGAGGTGTTGCGGGGCGCAAGCCAATCTGACGGTCAGATGGCGTTGCTGGAAGTCGGTGGGCATATCGGGCCTATGGGCGCAGAGCCTCTCCTCATGGAGGCGCTCGAATTTGGGATGTCTCCTGAATCTGCCTATCTGGCGGATGTTTTATTTGCCGCACAGCTGGAGGAGCACGATGAGACCGGTCGGCTCATTTGTGTCTCCGAAGGCCCTATCAACAGTCCCCCGTGGTTTCTTTATCAGGGTCTACAGTTTGATGCGCCGGGCAGGGTGTGGGCGACCGATACCGTGGACAGTTTGCCCGAGCACCGCACCAATGCCTTTCGCGACGCGCATCTCTCGATCAGTTCAAAGGGGGCATTTTTATGGTCCGCCTATAGAG
Coding sequences within it:
- a CDS encoding H-NS histone family protein, which encodes MSRKELEKHLADVNKALQAARARDHRDAKKAAAKAAAEFGFSLGDIADAEPQKPMKAKSKAKSARKPSKPAFANPEDTKQTWTGKGRQPNWFRAQVANGTEPDAMRITN
- a CDS encoding DUF995 domain-containing protein produces the protein MVGILIDLMDKPTDHGFQSFFLSKGSLTMVFPKSWLMGLLIAALPLGALADPLPYGAKTPTASQVRSAYIGKTEKWDADCSGGIYFGANNQARAWCAQSGDSLGAGEWTVDAYGRMCHNLTWYWPNNGRAGSSPGEKSCVLHVADRFDRIWRSYPGQSEWWPVKGDASLSSGYVFQNQVVALKRKLGI
- a CDS encoding glycosyltransferase; the encoded protein is MPAQTQKVYAVVPVELPWAAMSFGQSCDTVQVALPTWFHFARDQGAVEVIGVSQETRAPLLEHVERTSGLRIMPIVRLDASISRALSSGERPDQVARAFDVFIERVSGADYVEGFCLEASSLTSAGVDIFGSLVQQMATVLRTQGLRSCVKLPSTVPDSFLVLANRFFDTVIVNGYREYWIGSAPQPLADTGWFAQHIAFLKEHVAPEKLVVELGVHSVDWVSGRPRPETQPFAQTMSALADAGASAEFVRAAGHSQAQYLDEKGLQHRVWMLDAASVQNQILMLQKSDVGSIGLSGLGYEDPGIWAVLDQTTRGVALSDESLRQIVLSEYVEHLGQGPFVAPLSMPQLGLRQVVTDNVTQAVTAMTYLETPKASAVRLYGAGEPNKVVLTFDDGPHPEHTARTLEILQETKTPGSFFVLGNNAVKFPDLVKRILKEGHELGSHTYTHPNMGAVSASRATVEINSTQLLLNGLTGKNMRLYREPYMRSGGPITSREVASLLPLEEAGYVIAGMNVVPRDWVAQTADGLADEIIRQVQSNAGGVVLLHDGGGDQSQTVAALPRVISELRAQGYEFTSLADVLGVSPDMLMPEGNRVTATFGSMSFLAVGNGWSLLQIAFWSVFAIGVLRATALLVLTARHKRHVSPSPRHKPSVTIVIPAYNEGRVIEHCIRRALYTEYADFDIIVVDDGSTDDTYEKAISFAYHPLVTVLRQPNRGKAAALNAALDECQSEVLICIDADSQIAPNAVSLLTPHFSDPQIGAVAGRVVVGNRDSLLTRLQALEYITAQAVERRAKDYLNAITVVPGAIGAWRATALMEAGIFSSETLTEDADMTMAMIRTDYRVVYEDRAIATTEAPASLKGLMTQRLRWSLGMMQAGWKHSGAMIERRSLGRVALPDLAVFGYLMPLIAPLADLFLVILLVEFVTNFGTVKQEYADIITNPLIVAYLALPALEVMSAVVAFKLDPKEDRRLLLLLPAQRVFYRQMLYISVIRALWRAATGSLASWGRMTRAGFQFDQAKLT
- a CDS encoding DUF3131 domain-containing protein; the encoded protein is MIGRRTFLKWGTTAPVFFSQQTLARAASAIPQNTIVVIDGFDRSADPERAALVLDAFARAGLPVTCVVDLGPTSQEALAPQSAVSTMLKERLIKTPGLIEVVPLVKDLSRMSPYFQARAVHDAIQALHNGFGGSTDGAPQTIACDMRDRSVAPSGVRASGIRTVLARPFVSAPVRPEAWEDGVVRMVGGQRVRLKSAQNAALFYPRQAVERVLYLSAQDFLDHPLARVAQAATTFALQVLQQQGDYWVSPILAADIQFRDAYAYKRLMGVHFVLEARATSQDQAAVRAFRRELSGAGVPTSFGNDPTSDPQSGYWIGLGGAELTKDVAHFRFSEGGVGPRVQSTPHEGYGIAAALSERDRVGLTAQNVLNVPVIAIDDPKMLINASGFSFGTADCVLAISAGLLGNRAYRNALKDLLYQVLDDGITDVVSLPEYVRRLVPTGPYLTHFRRTQAYQHDALHPPEHRHTEREQLLADAKVAWSYFERWTNPETGLCPATVNFAPGQRRLHEAVTMWDVGSHIFALMAAVDLELIAPQGFQSAIRRILPNIAGRRSQGRHLPQGWIATDRFKWGNKNFDGCDAGRLLAALYNLDMHPLVQEKSAPTVASWDLEAIVADGIIHSVEEGKLASTFRSHCAHYAAWAFRTWGIDVNSPYEVLRGASQSDGQMALLEVGGHIGPMGAEPLLMEALEFGMSPESAYLADVLFAAQLEEHDETGRLICVSEGPINSPPWFLYQGLQFDAPGRVWATDTVDSLPEHRTNAFRDAHLSISSKGAFLWSAYRDHPFCDKLRALVRDRAKTPYGFASSINERAGQASTTYSDINTNAVILQSIAHMLKTEA